The following are encoded in a window of Pseudalgibacter alginicilyticus genomic DNA:
- a CDS encoding glutamate-5-semialdehyde dehydrogenase: MNTLLSIETRNAVLLKMAQLLEQERAAIIEVNKGDLEAYSGDDISMYDRLKADDKKVDEMIASVTHLASQDDPVGVERFRFKHDNGMQVYNKTASFGTVLIIYESRPDVTVEAAGIAFKSGNKILLKGGKESLNSNLKIVELWHQALKENGASTNWVEYLQFNRIETQAFLENPTQQVDLIVPRGGERLIAFTKQHATCPVIISGRGNNFVYVHKDADLDIAINVILNGKSKISACNAIDKVLIDENLPNKKDFVANLISKLKDFKIQVLGDDTISKEHGLEGIKSDDIWYEEFLDYKILIGEIASNQDTIAMINKYSGGHSSVIVTKDENEAKAFMENVDTAAVYHNASSRFTDGGQLGLGGELAISTDKLHQRGPIGLQHLVTNKWYVHGNGQTR, from the coding sequence ATGAACACTTTATTATCAATTGAAACAAGAAATGCTGTATTACTTAAAATGGCGCAACTTTTGGAACAAGAAAGAGCGGCTATCATTGAGGTTAATAAGGGCGACTTAGAGGCTTACAGTGGAGATGATATTTCCATGTATGACAGATTGAAAGCGGACGATAAAAAAGTTGATGAAATGATTGCTTCTGTAACACATTTAGCATCGCAAGACGATCCTGTTGGGGTAGAGCGTTTTCGCTTTAAGCATGATAATGGGATGCAGGTTTATAATAAAACGGCATCCTTTGGTACGGTTTTGATTATTTATGAATCCAGACCTGATGTTACTGTGGAAGCAGCTGGAATCGCATTCAAATCTGGAAATAAAATATTATTAAAAGGCGGAAAAGAGTCTTTAAATTCTAATCTTAAGATTGTTGAATTATGGCATCAAGCTTTAAAAGAAAATGGTGCCTCAACAAATTGGGTGGAGTATTTACAATTTAATAGAATAGAAACTCAAGCATTCTTAGAAAATCCAACACAACAGGTTGATTTGATTGTGCCACGTGGTGGTGAAAGATTGATAGCATTTACTAAGCAGCATGCTACTTGTCCAGTAATTATTAGTGGACGTGGTAATAATTTTGTGTATGTACATAAAGACGCGGATTTGGATATTGCTATCAACGTTATTTTGAATGGAAAATCAAAAATATCAGCTTGCAATGCCATTGATAAGGTATTGATAGATGAAAATCTTCCTAATAAAAAAGATTTTGTTGCAAACCTTATTTCAAAATTAAAAGATTTTAAAATTCAAGTATTAGGTGATGATACAATTTCAAAAGAGCATGGTTTAGAAGGCATAAAATCTGACGATATTTGGTATGAAGAATTTTTAGATTATAAGATTCTTATAGGCGAAATTGCGTCTAATCAAGACACCATTGCCATGATTAATAAATATTCTGGCGGACATTCTTCAGTTATTGTTACTAAGGATGAAAACGAAGCCAAAGCTTTCATGGAAAATGTAGATACGGCTGCGGTGTATCATAATGCATCTTCAAGATTTACTGATGGTGGACAATTAGGATTGGGTGGCGAATTAGCTATTAGTACAGATAAATTACACCAACGCGGACCAATCGGTTTACAGCATTTAGTAACAAATAAATGGTATGTTCATGGAAATGGACAAACAAGATAA
- a CDS encoding aspartate aminotransferase family protein yields the protein MPLFDVYPLYSVTPVSGKDIFVYDDKEIEYLDLYGGHAVISIGHAHPNYVKAITNQVEKLGFYSNAIQNPLQLELANKLEALSGCKGYELFLCNSGAEANENALKLASFKTGKSRVVAFKNGFHGRTSAAVAATDNPNIIAPINAQQAVTILPLNDVEAVKKELEKGDVCAVIVEFIQGVGGLDQATAKFFEQVDQLCKVNNTFFIADEVQSGYGRSGKFFAFQYYNVAPDIISIAKGMGNGFPIGGVLIHPSIEAKHGMLGTTFGGNHLACAAGLAVLNTIEEDKLLENVHTISEYFISKAKTIPQIKNIKGRGLMIGLEFDFEVGELRKKLIYENHIFTGGASNKKLIRILPPLTIKKQHVDQFFEALKKAL from the coding sequence ATGCCGCTATTTGACGTTTACCCATTATACAGTGTTACTCCAGTTTCTGGAAAAGATATTTTTGTTTATGATGACAAAGAAATTGAATATTTAGATTTATATGGTGGTCATGCCGTGATTTCAATTGGACATGCACACCCTAATTACGTTAAGGCTATTACAAATCAAGTTGAAAAGTTAGGCTTTTATTCCAACGCCATTCAAAATCCGTTGCAACTTGAATTGGCTAATAAATTAGAAGCCCTTTCAGGTTGTAAAGGTTATGAATTGTTTTTATGTAATTCGGGTGCAGAGGCCAATGAAAACGCATTGAAATTAGCCTCTTTTAAAACAGGGAAATCTCGTGTGGTTGCGTTTAAAAATGGATTTCATGGTCGTACCTCGGCAGCAGTAGCGGCTACTGATAATCCTAATATTATAGCACCAATAAATGCGCAGCAAGCGGTAACAATTTTGCCTCTAAACGATGTTGAAGCGGTTAAAAAGGAATTGGAAAAAGGCGATGTTTGTGCCGTTATTGTTGAATTTATTCAAGGTGTTGGAGGTTTGGATCAAGCCACTGCTAAATTTTTTGAGCAAGTGGATCAACTTTGTAAAGTAAATAATACCTTTTTTATTGCGGACGAGGTGCAATCTGGTTACGGGCGTTCTGGTAAGTTTTTCGCTTTTCAGTATTATAATGTTGCTCCAGATATTATTTCTATAGCAAAAGGAATGGGAAATGGATTTCCTATTGGTGGCGTTTTAATTCATCCAAGTATTGAGGCTAAGCATGGGATGTTAGGAACTACGTTTGGAGGAAATCATTTGGCGTGTGCTGCTGGTTTAGCCGTTTTAAATACCATTGAAGAAGATAAGTTGCTTGAAAATGTCCATACCATATCAGAATATTTTATCTCAAAAGCAAAAACAATTCCTCAAATAAAAAATATTAAAGGAAGAGGATTAATGATCGGATTGGAATTCGATTTTGAAGTTGGAGAACTTAGAAAAAAACTTATATATGAAAATCATATATTTACTGGTGGTGCATCCAATAAAAAACTAATACGGATTTTACCACCATTAACAATTAAAAAACAACACGTTGATCAGTTTTTTGAGGCTTTAAAAAAAGCATTGTAG
- the argC gene encoding N-acetyl-gamma-glutamyl-phosphate reductase produces the protein MKKIQVGIIGGAGYTAGELIRLLITHPNAEINFVFSTSNAGNQISNIHQDLVGSLNLKFTDTINPNVDVLFLCLGHGNSIKFLEANAFSENTKIIDLGNDFRLEKDKVFKGKTFVYGLPELQKVVIEKANYIANPGCFATAIQLALLPLAGKGLLNTDVHINAVTGATGAGTSLSETTHFTWRDNNFSYYKPFTHQHLGEINQSVKQLQSSFSSEILFMPNRGNFSRGIFATVYTNFEGTIEEAKDMYKSFYKDAAFTFISEKELHLKQVVNTNKCLIHLHKHNNKLLITSIIDNLLKGASGQAVQNMNLMFGLPENEGIQLKGTYF, from the coding sequence ATGAAAAAAATACAAGTTGGTATTATAGGGGGAGCAGGATATACGGCTGGTGAGTTAATTAGATTATTAATTACACACCCAAATGCTGAAATTAATTTTGTTTTTAGTACCTCCAATGCTGGAAATCAAATTAGTAACATACATCAAGATTTAGTTGGGAGTTTAAATTTGAAATTTACAGATACTATTAATCCTAATGTTGATGTGCTGTTTTTGTGTCTGGGTCACGGTAATTCCATTAAATTTTTAGAAGCGAATGCCTTTTCTGAAAATACAAAGATTATTGATTTAGGAAATGATTTCAGATTGGAAAAAGACAAGGTTTTTAAAGGGAAAACCTTTGTTTATGGGTTGCCTGAGTTACAAAAAGTAGTGATTGAAAAAGCCAATTATATTGCTAATCCTGGCTGTTTTGCAACAGCTATTCAATTAGCGTTATTACCATTGGCAGGTAAAGGATTGCTGAATACCGATGTGCATATTAATGCCGTTACGGGGGCTACAGGAGCCGGAACATCATTGTCTGAAACAACTCATTTTACTTGGAGGGATAATAATTTTTCTTACTACAAACCTTTTACCCATCAGCATTTAGGAGAAATTAATCAATCTGTAAAACAATTACAAAGCAGTTTTTCATCTGAAATACTTTTTATGCCTAATCGCGGTAATTTTTCAAGAGGAATTTTTGCGACTGTTTACACCAATTTTGAAGGCACCATTGAAGAGGCAAAAGATATGTATAAGTCCTTTTATAAAGATGCTGCTTTTACTTTTATTTCAGAAAAAGAATTGCATCTTAAGCAGGTAGTAAATACTAACAAATGTTTGATACATTTGCATAAGCACAATAATAAATTACTGATTACAAGTATAATTGATAATTTATTAAAAGGCGCTTCAGGACAAGCAGTTCAAAATATGAATTTGATGTTTGGTTTGCCCGAAAATGAAGGGATTCAATTAAAAGGAACTTATTTTTAA
- a CDS encoding argininosuccinate synthase: MKKLVIAYSGGLDTSYCAVSLSKEYDVHAVSVNTGGFTKEEINHIESNAYKMGVSTYKNINAVPTFYQKVVKYLIFGNVLKNNTYPLSVSAERIIQAIEIVEYAKSIDAEYIAHGSTGAGNDQVRFDMIFQTLAPHIKIITPIRDEKLTRQEEIDYLKTNGIDMSWEKAKYSINKGLWGTSVGGSETLTSDKPLPNEAYPSQLKHNEEEKVSLTFLKGELVAVNGVENDPEINIEVLNSLASSYAIGRDIHVGDTIVGIKGRVGFEAAAALIIIKAHHLLEKHTLTKWQLQHKEYLASFYGMHLHEGQYLDPVMRNMEAFLESSQDKVSGDVTVTLKPYHFSLDGIKSEHDLMSAKFGSYGEENKAWTADDAKGFIKIIGNANKIYQQVNNS; encoded by the coding sequence ATGAAAAAATTAGTAATAGCATATAGTGGAGGCTTAGATACCTCATATTGCGCCGTAAGTTTATCAAAAGAATATGATGTACATGCTGTGAGTGTAAATACAGGAGGTTTTACAAAAGAGGAAATTAACCATATAGAAAGTAATGCTTATAAAATGGGAGTTTCAACTTATAAAAACATCAATGCAGTACCCACATTTTATCAAAAAGTGGTGAAGTACTTAATCTTCGGAAATGTATTAAAAAATAATACTTATCCACTATCAGTAAGTGCTGAACGTATCATTCAAGCAATTGAAATTGTAGAATATGCTAAAAGCATTGATGCAGAATATATTGCTCACGGTAGCACAGGAGCAGGTAATGATCAAGTACGTTTCGACATGATTTTTCAAACCTTAGCACCACATATTAAAATTATTACGCCTATTAGAGATGAAAAACTAACCAGACAGGAAGAAATTGACTATTTAAAAACGAATGGAATAGATATGTCTTGGGAAAAAGCAAAATATTCAATAAACAAAGGTTTATGGGGTACAAGTGTTGGTGGTTCAGAAACATTAACATCAGATAAGCCTTTGCCAAATGAGGCATATCCGTCTCAATTGAAACATAATGAAGAAGAAAAAGTATCATTAACTTTTTTAAAAGGTGAATTGGTTGCTGTTAATGGGGTTGAAAATGATCCAGAAATTAATATTGAAGTCTTAAATAGTTTAGCCTCATCATATGCAATAGGGAGAGATATTCATGTAGGAGATACAATTGTAGGTATTAAAGGTCGTGTTGGTTTTGAAGCCGCAGCAGCCTTAATTATTATTAAAGCTCATCATTTATTAGAGAAACATACCTTAACAAAATGGCAATTACAACATAAAGAATATTTGGCAAGTTTTTACGGTATGCATTTGCATGAAGGGCAATATTTAGACCCCGTAATGAGAAATATGGAAGCCTTTTTAGAGAGTAGTCAAGATAAGGTGAGTGGCGATGTAACGGTTACTTTAAAACCCTATCATTTTTCATTAGACGGTATTAAGTCTGAACATGATTTAATGAGCGCTAAATTTGGAAGTTACGGTGAAGAGAATAAAGCATGGACTGCAGATGATGCCAAAGGATTTATCAAAATTATTGGAAATGCAAACAAGATTTATCAACAGGTAAACAACTCTTAA
- a CDS encoding GNAT family N-acetyltransferase, with amino-acid sequence MNTILDIEINSVIEQAELFCTKEEIEIKLVYKLSNKSLEIISERSRELSTLYYVDVDMLKTRAENGCFILKKNDRIYGHIFVHEHLVKGHSVFERTSLWVDRECRNYNLGLLLMYKMTELFSDSFLISVAQTPKVHYYNELLGMTHVTLAKMSAGLVEELEKLGKLRDEHSFRYYVNECFESEIGHLKQI; translated from the coding sequence ATGAATACGATATTGGACATAGAAATTAATAGTGTTATAGAACAAGCAGAATTATTTTGTACAAAAGAAGAAATAGAAATAAAGCTTGTTTATAAACTTTCAAATAAATCACTGGAAATTATTTCAGAAAGATCAAGAGAACTTTCAACTTTGTACTATGTAGATGTTGATATGTTAAAAACACGTGCAGAAAACGGTTGTTTTATATTGAAAAAAAATGATCGAATTTATGGCCATATTTTTGTTCATGAGCATTTGGTTAAAGGGCATTCCGTGTTTGAACGTACCTCTTTATGGGTAGATCGCGAATGTAGAAATTATAATCTTGGGTTGTTATTAATGTATAAAATGACCGAATTGTTTTCTGATTCGTTTCTTATTTCAGTAGCACAAACACCTAAAGTGCATTATTATAACGAATTATTAGGTATGACTCATGTTACCTTAGCTAAAATGTCTGCAGGATTGGTTGAAGAACTTGAGAAATTAGGAAAATTACGAGATGAGCATAGTTTTAGGTATTATGTAAATGAATGTTTTGAGTCTGAAATTGGTCATTTAAAGCAAATATAA
- a CDS encoding 3-keto-disaccharide hydrolase, producing MKKIGVLVLAFWSFLCFAQEKEQKMKPQETEVWEPKVPVVTPGINNLPPSDAIVLFNGSDLKQWVNAKDGKEADWIINNDGSMTVKNKSGNIKTKQNFGSIQLHIEWKSPKRLEGSGQHRANSGVFLQGLYEIQVLDNNGNNTYVNGQAGSVYKQSVPLVHAAVETGEWNTYDIIYHQPEFDLGGNVTQQATVTVLFNGILVQDHFKIIGPTKFIGYPKYEKHGKGPLILQDHQDNSRVSYRNIWLREL from the coding sequence ATGAAAAAAATAGGAGTTTTAGTATTGGCTTTTTGGTCGTTTCTTTGTTTTGCTCAAGAAAAAGAGCAAAAGATGAAACCTCAAGAAACAGAAGTTTGGGAACCTAAAGTACCTGTTGTAACTCCTGGTATAAATAATTTACCACCAAGTGACGCTATTGTGCTTTTTAATGGAAGCGACTTAAAGCAATGGGTAAACGCTAAAGATGGAAAAGAAGCCGATTGGATAATAAATAATGATGGAAGTATGACTGTCAAAAATAAATCTGGTAATATTAAAACTAAACAAAACTTTGGTAGTATTCAGCTTCATATTGAATGGAAATCGCCTAAAAGATTAGAAGGAAGCGGTCAACATCGAGCTAACAGTGGTGTGTTTCTACAAGGACTTTATGAAATTCAAGTGTTGGATAACAATGGTAATAACACATATGTAAATGGGCAAGCAGGTTCTGTGTACAAACAATCTGTTCCTTTGGTGCATGCGGCTGTTGAAACAGGTGAATGGAATACCTATGATATTATTTATCATCAGCCTGAATTTGATTTAGGAGGTAATGTAACTCAACAAGCTACCGTTACTGTTTTATTTAACGGTATTTTGGTTCAAGATCATTTTAAAATAATAGGTCCAACCAAATTTATCGGTTATCCTAAATATGAGAAACACGGTAAAGGACCTTTAATATTGCAAGATCATCAAGATAATAGTAGGGTTAGTTATCGTAATATTTGGTTGAGAGAACTTTAA
- a CDS encoding sugar phosphate isomerase/epimerase family protein yields the protein MKTIKGPAVFLAQFAGSEAPFNTLDGMCQWASELGYKGIQIPTWESGLIDIEKAAESQMYCDELKGKVNSYGLEITELSTHLQGQLVAVNPAYDVMFDGFAPEQFKNNPKARTEWAIDFVKKSGTASSRLGLKSHASFSGALLWHTVYPWPQRPNGLVDLGFKELAKRWLPILNHFDEQGVDICYELHPGEDLHDGVSFERFLEATGNHKRANILYDPSHFVLQQLDYLTFIDYYHERIKAFHVKDAEFNTSGKQGVYGGYSDWKERAGRFRSLGDGQVDFSGIFSKLTTYGCDVWAVMEWECCIKSSNQGAREGAPFIQKHIIEAAERSFDDFAGGETDEKLLKGILGI from the coding sequence ATGAAAACAATAAAAGGACCTGCGGTTTTTTTAGCGCAGTTTGCAGGAAGTGAAGCACCATTTAATACTTTAGATGGTATGTGCCAATGGGCATCAGAATTAGGGTATAAAGGGATTCAAATTCCAACTTGGGAATCTGGATTGATAGATATAGAAAAGGCAGCAGAAAGTCAAATGTATTGTGACGAGCTTAAAGGAAAAGTGAATTCTTATGGATTGGAAATCACTGAGCTTTCTACACATTTACAAGGGCAATTAGTAGCAGTAAACCCAGCTTACGATGTTATGTTTGATGGCTTTGCGCCAGAACAATTCAAGAACAATCCAAAAGCAAGAACGGAATGGGCTATTGATTTCGTGAAAAAATCTGGAACAGCAAGTTCAAGATTAGGGTTAAAATCTCATGCTTCATTTTCAGGAGCGTTACTGTGGCACACGGTTTATCCATGGCCACAGCGTCCAAACGGATTGGTAGATTTGGGATTTAAAGAATTGGCTAAGCGTTGGCTTCCAATTTTAAATCATTTTGATGAGCAAGGGGTTGATATTTGTTATGAATTACACCCTGGAGAAGATTTACATGATGGTGTGTCTTTTGAGCGTTTTTTGGAAGCAACAGGAAATCATAAACGGGCCAATATTTTGTATGATCCAAGTCATTTTGTGTTGCAGCAGTTAGATTATTTAACCTTTATTGATTATTATCATGAGCGCATTAAAGCATTTCATGTAAAAGATGCTGAGTTTAATACATCAGGAAAGCAAGGCGTGTATGGCGGGTATTCCGATTGGAAAGAACGGGCAGGTCGTTTCCGTTCATTAGGTGATGGTCAAGTAGATTTTTCAGGCATATTTTCTAAATTAACTACTTATGGTTGTGATGTTTGGGCGGTTATGGAATGGGAATGTTGCATAAAATCCTCTAATCAAGGAGCTCGAGAAGGGGCGCCTTTTATCCAAAAGCATATTATTGAAGCCGCAGAACGCAGTTTTGATGATTTTGCAGGTGGTGAAACCGATGAAAAATTATTGAAGGGTATTTTAGGAATTTAA
- a CDS encoding Gfo/Idh/MocA family protein: MSRKLRMGMVGGGTGSFIGDVHRKAAAIDGMIELVCGAFSSTAEKSIASGKDLNLDETRCYGTFEEMIQKEKALPESIRMDFVSIVTPNHMHFPPAKMALENGFHVVCDKPVTLTLDEAIELQNVIKKSEKLFVLTHNYTGNPMVKQAKAMVAKGELGTIRKIQAQYLQGWLSTSLENTGQKQASWRIDPKRSGIGGALGDIGTHAENLIEYITGLKIKEIAADLGKFGDGRVLDDDGNMLIRMENGAKGSISISQIALGEENNLAIKVYGTRGSLEWYQENPNELITRWLEEPKKIYTPNGNGLHSEAMEVCRIPAGHPEGYLEAFATIYKNFSKHLIAINNGDIIEKPDYPTVEDGIRGMKFIYAAVESDRNNSIWTKI; this comes from the coding sequence ATGAGTAGAAAATTAAGAATGGGAATGGTTGGTGGTGGCACTGGTTCGTTCATTGGAGATGTACATAGAAAGGCTGCAGCTATTGATGGTATGATAGAATTGGTGTGTGGTGCATTTAGCAGTACAGCAGAAAAATCTATTGCTTCAGGAAAAGATTTGAATTTAGATGAAACTAGGTGCTATGGAACTTTTGAAGAAATGATTCAGAAAGAAAAAGCTTTGCCGGAGTCAATTCGTATGGATTTTGTTTCTATAGTAACTCCAAATCACATGCATTTTCCTCCAGCAAAAATGGCCTTAGAAAATGGTTTTCATGTGGTCTGTGATAAACCAGTTACGCTGACATTAGATGAGGCTATAGAATTACAAAATGTTATAAAAAAAAGCGAAAAATTATTTGTGCTTACACATAATTACACTGGGAATCCTATGGTGAAACAAGCTAAAGCTATGGTGGCCAAAGGTGAATTGGGAACTATTAGAAAAATTCAAGCGCAATATTTACAAGGGTGGCTTTCAACATCATTAGAAAATACAGGTCAGAAACAAGCGTCTTGGAGGATTGACCCAAAACGCTCAGGTATAGGAGGAGCTCTGGGTGATATTGGTACGCATGCAGAAAACCTAATTGAGTATATTACAGGGTTGAAAATTAAAGAAATAGCAGCCGATTTAGGTAAGTTTGGAGATGGTAGGGTTTTAGATGATGATGGTAATATGCTTATTAGAATGGAAAACGGAGCCAAAGGAAGTATTTCTATTTCGCAAATAGCCTTGGGTGAGGAAAATAATCTGGCAATTAAGGTGTATGGTACGAGAGGAAGTTTAGAGTGGTATCAAGAAAATCCAAATGAGCTGATAACTCGTTGGCTAGAAGAGCCTAAGAAAATATATACTCCAAACGGTAACGGATTGCATTCTGAAGCTATGGAAGTTTGTAGGATTCCAGCAGGGCATCCCGAAGGCTATTTGGAGGCATTTGCTACTATTTATAAAAATTTCTCTAAACATTTAATAGCTATTAATAATGGAGATATTATTGAAAAACCAGATTATCCAACGGTTGAAGATGGCATTAGAGGGATGAAATTTATTTATGCTGCTGTTGAAAGTGATAGGAATAATTCAATATGGACAAAAATTTAA
- a CDS encoding MFS transporter, which produces MEHINKNRLFLASCLALITTAMTFAIRARLETVFGPEGIGLTLEQLGYAFAPAFFGFTIAMIIGGPLVDLLGIKKITWMAFITHAVGIVLTLMADTMTSLFIATLFVGIGNGFVEAALNPMVASMYSDEKTKMLNRFHVWFPGGIVIGALVGWLIMDVMGLSWKVMVASLFVPLALYGILFFGQKIPVTERVQLGISNKVMFSSVFKPLFLFMVLCMFLTAASELGTTQRIESLLKESVAAPLLVLAFINGIMALGRMFAGQVVHKLSPSGMLLYSAIFTFIGLWLLTITTGGMTFVAAAVFAIGVTFFWPTMLGFVAEHLPETGALGLSIMGGAGMFSVSVVLPIMGNLMDTASAGEALRTMSVLPAILIVAFIGLNIYVKKNKIVKS; this is translated from the coding sequence ATGGAACACATCAACAAAAACAGGCTATTTCTTGCAAGTTGCCTTGCATTAATCACCACAGCCATGACTTTTGCTATTAGAGCAAGACTTGAAACCGTATTTGGTCCAGAGGGGATTGGATTAACTTTAGAGCAATTAGGATATGCCTTTGCTCCAGCGTTTTTTGGTTTCACAATAGCTATGATTATTGGAGGGCCATTGGTAGACTTGCTTGGAATTAAAAAAATTACTTGGATGGCTTTTATTACGCATGCAGTGGGTATAGTTTTAACACTTATGGCAGATACGATGACTTCGTTATTTATAGCAACATTATTTGTTGGAATAGGAAATGGGTTTGTTGAAGCAGCACTAAATCCAATGGTAGCTTCTATGTATTCTGATGAAAAAACAAAAATGTTAAATAGATTCCATGTTTGGTTTCCTGGGGGGATAGTGATTGGTGCCCTAGTTGGGTGGCTTATAATGGATGTCATGGGGTTAAGTTGGAAAGTTATGGTTGCTAGTTTATTTGTTCCTTTAGCTTTATATGGTATTTTGTTTTTTGGTCAAAAAATACCAGTTACAGAGCGTGTGCAACTAGGTATAAGTAATAAGGTCATGTTTTCAAGTGTTTTTAAACCATTGTTCTTATTTATGGTACTTTGTATGTTTTTAACAGCAGCGTCAGAATTAGGCACAACACAGCGTATAGAATCACTTTTAAAAGAATCTGTAGCAGCTCCCTTGTTGGTACTTGCTTTTATAAATGGAATTATGGCATTAGGACGGATGTTTGCAGGGCAGGTAGTTCATAAATTAAGTCCCTCAGGAATGTTATTGTATTCGGCAATATTTACATTTATAGGCTTGTGGTTACTTACCATTACCACTGGAGGAATGACCTTTGTAGCAGCTGCTGTCTTTGCCATAGGGGTTACGTTTTTTTGGCCAACTATGTTAGGTTTCGTAGCCGAACATTTGCCGGAAACTGGTGCATTAGGACTGTCAATAATGGGTGGAGCAGGTATGTTTTCAGTGTCGGTTGTTTTGCCTATTATGGGGAATCTTATGGATACTGCAAGCGCAGGCGAAGCATTGCGAACCATGTCCGTTTTGCCTGCCATTCTTATAGTTGCATTTATTGGATTAAATATCTATGTGAAAAAAAATAAAATAGTGAAATCATAA
- a CDS encoding sugar phosphate isomerase/epimerase family protein — MERRDFINRTIQASMAFSVLGFTACKNSVKEKQIVEELTKKPLLFFEISLAQWSLHRAIFNKKMDHLDFAAKSRSFGCEGLEYVNTFFKDKAKNVAFLKEMNLRADTEGQTNVLIMVDGEGGLAHADKSKRLQAIENHYKWVEAAHFLGCHAIRVNLAGGIDKKEAVKAAVDALEKLSDFAKGSNINVLVENHGGFSSNGHWMSEVFSQIKTDNCGTLPDFGNFCIEKDKDRNCIDAYDPYKGMMDLLPFAKAISAKSYDFDKNGNETTIDYLKVMKMVKDVHYKGFVGIEFEGKGMSEDKGIMLTKDLLIKVGNQLS, encoded by the coding sequence ATGGAACGTAGAGATTTTATAAATAGAACAATACAGGCAAGTATGGCATTTTCTGTTTTAGGGTTTACTGCTTGTAAAAATTCTGTAAAAGAAAAACAGATTGTAGAAGAGTTGACAAAAAAACCTTTATTATTTTTTGAAATTTCTTTAGCACAGTGGTCTCTACATCGCGCTATATTTAATAAAAAAATGGATCATTTAGATTTTGCTGCTAAATCAAGAAGTTTTGGTTGTGAAGGATTAGAATATGTTAATACCTTTTTTAAAGATAAAGCAAAAAATGTGGCTTTTCTTAAAGAAATGAATCTTCGTGCTGATACGGAAGGGCAAACAAATGTTTTGATTATGGTTGATGGAGAAGGAGGTTTAGCTCATGCTGATAAATCTAAAAGGCTTCAGGCAATTGAAAATCATTATAAATGGGTTGAGGCGGCTCATTTTTTAGGTTGTCATGCTATTCGTGTTAATTTGGCTGGTGGTATTGATAAAAAAGAAGCTGTTAAAGCGGCTGTTGACGCTTTAGAAAAACTGTCGGATTTTGCAAAAGGTTCAAATATTAATGTGTTAGTTGAAAACCATGGTGGGTTTTCTTCAAATGGTCATTGGATGTCTGAAGTATTTTCTCAAATTAAAACTGACAACTGTGGAACGTTGCCAGATTTTGGTAATTTCTGTATTGAAAAAGATAAAGATAGAAATTGTATAGACGCTTATGACCCTTATAAAGGAATGATGGATTTGTTACCTTTTGCGAAAGCAATAAGTGCAAAATCATATGATTTCGATAAAAATGGAAATGAAACTACCATAGATTATTTAAAAGTTATGAAAATGGTTAAAGACGTTCATTATAAGGGTTTTGTGGGGATAGAATTTGAAGGAAAGGGTATGTCTGAGGACAAAGGTATTATGCTTACAAAAGATTTATTAATTAAAGTAGGAAACCAATTGTCTTAA